In the Dioscorea cayenensis subsp. rotundata cultivar TDr96_F1 chromosome 12, TDr96_F1_v2_PseudoChromosome.rev07_lg8_w22 25.fasta, whole genome shotgun sequence genome, one interval contains:
- the LOC120274151 gene encoding zinc finger protein BALDIBIS-like isoform X1: MVNPSWPLFSASFLELVQYRARLIEPPKLRRYIVPPTPVHFISPNPNELSVDTCSPASFYPPTMSVHESPEPNPNPNLNSISAGEKRKRKRNLPGTPDPKAEVVALSPRTLLTASSFTCEVCGREFRRDQNLQIHRRGHNLPWRATPSSKDAEVATTTKKRVYVCPEESCVFHDPSRALSDLTGIKKHYSRKHGEKKWKCDKCSKWYAVRTDWKAHVRVCGTREYECACGTLFSSRRDSFVVHRASCESLGDNDDGDERIDCKVRTNTVNNELLFPSLWGQSSSISGTKDEQKGIA; encoded by the exons ATGGTTAACCCAAGTTGGCCGTTGTTCTCTGCGAGTTTCTTGGAGCTGGTCCAATACCGTGCTAGATTGATTGAACCTCCGAAGCTCCGCAGGTATATCGTACCGCCCACTCCCGTCCATTTCATCTCACCTAATCCCAACGAATTATCGGTCGACACGTGTTCACCGGCGTCCTTTTACCCGCCGACGATGTCCGTACACGAATCCCCGgaaccaaaccctaaccctaaccttaATTCCATCTCCGCCGGAGAGAAGCGGAAGCGAAAGCGGAACCTTCCGGGAACTCCAG ATCCAAAGGCCGAGGTGGTGGCGCTGTCCCCACGGACGCTCCTCACGGCGAGCTCCTTCACCTGCGAGGTCTGCGGCCGCGAGTTCCGCCGCGATCAGAATCTCCAGATCCACCGCCGTGGCCACAACCTCCCCTGGCGTGCCACCCCCAGCTCCAAGGACGCAGAGGTAGCCACAACGACGAAGAAGCGGGTCTATGTCTGCCCGGAGGAATCGTGCGTGTTTCACGATCCATCTCGAGCTCTCAGTGATTTAACTGGGATCAAGAAGCACTATAGCCGGAAACACGGCGAGAAGAAGTGGAAGTGCGACAAGTGCTCGAAATGGTACGCTGTGCGCACTGATTGGAAGGCACATGTTAGGGTTTGCGGCACCCGCGAGTACGAGTGCGCTTGTGGGACGCTCTTCTCCAG CAGGAGGGATAGTTTTGTTGTTCATAGGGCGTCTTGTGAGTCTTTGGGtgataatgatgatggtgatgagagAATTGATTGCAAGGTTAGAACAAACACTGTGAATAATGAGTTGTTGTTTCCGAGCTTGTGGGGGCAGAGCTCCTCCATTTCTGGAACCAAGGATGAACAAAAAGGGATTGCTTGA
- the LOC120274151 gene encoding zinc finger protein BALDIBIS-like isoform X2 produces MVNPSWPLFSASFLELVQYRARLIEPPKLRRYIVPPTPVHFISPNPNELSVDTCSPASFYPPTMSVHESPEPNPNPNLNSISAGEKRKRKRNLPGTPDPKAEVVALSPRTLLTASSFTCEVCGREFRRDQNLQIHRRGHNLPWRATPSSKDAEVATTTKKRVYVCPEESCVFHDPSRALSDLTGIKKHYSRKHGEKKWKCDKCSKWYAVRTDWKAHVRVCGTREYECACGTLFSRRDSFVVHRASCESLGDNDDGDERIDCKVRTNTVNNELLFPSLWGQSSSISGTKDEQKGIA; encoded by the exons ATGGTTAACCCAAGTTGGCCGTTGTTCTCTGCGAGTTTCTTGGAGCTGGTCCAATACCGTGCTAGATTGATTGAACCTCCGAAGCTCCGCAGGTATATCGTACCGCCCACTCCCGTCCATTTCATCTCACCTAATCCCAACGAATTATCGGTCGACACGTGTTCACCGGCGTCCTTTTACCCGCCGACGATGTCCGTACACGAATCCCCGgaaccaaaccctaaccctaaccttaATTCCATCTCCGCCGGAGAGAAGCGGAAGCGAAAGCGGAACCTTCCGGGAACTCCAG ATCCAAAGGCCGAGGTGGTGGCGCTGTCCCCACGGACGCTCCTCACGGCGAGCTCCTTCACCTGCGAGGTCTGCGGCCGCGAGTTCCGCCGCGATCAGAATCTCCAGATCCACCGCCGTGGCCACAACCTCCCCTGGCGTGCCACCCCCAGCTCCAAGGACGCAGAGGTAGCCACAACGACGAAGAAGCGGGTCTATGTCTGCCCGGAGGAATCGTGCGTGTTTCACGATCCATCTCGAGCTCTCAGTGATTTAACTGGGATCAAGAAGCACTATAGCCGGAAACACGGCGAGAAGAAGTGGAAGTGCGACAAGTGCTCGAAATGGTACGCTGTGCGCACTGATTGGAAGGCACATGTTAGGGTTTGCGGCACCCGCGAGTACGAGTGCGCTTGTGGGACGCTCTTCTCCAG GAGGGATAGTTTTGTTGTTCATAGGGCGTCTTGTGAGTCTTTGGGtgataatgatgatggtgatgagagAATTGATTGCAAGGTTAGAACAAACACTGTGAATAATGAGTTGTTGTTTCCGAGCTTGTGGGGGCAGAGCTCCTCCATTTCTGGAACCAAGGATGAACAAAAAGGGATTGCTTGA